The Nitrospirota bacterium genomic sequence TCCAGCTTGGCGCACTCTTCAGCGAGCCGCGTCCTGGCGAGCCGCGCCAGTTTCTCAGCTAGCGCGGTCTCAATGGCTTGGCTCCGGTTGCGGAACCGGTGGCGCGCGACCAGGTGGTCCACGCGGTCCAGCAGGTCAGTGTCGATCGTGAGGGCGACCTTGGTTTTCGGCATAGCGGTATGACAAATCATCATACCAGTTGCCACGCGGTCTAACAAGCGGCTGCACTTGACGGC encodes the following:
- a CDS encoding ribbon-helix-helix domain-containing protein produces the protein MPKTKVALTIDTDLLDRVDHLVARHRFRNRSQAIETALAEKLARLARTRLAEECAKLDPAEEQQLAEEGLTASGDSWPEY